From Pararhizobium sp. A13:
CAGGAGAATGACAGCCTGTGGATCGGCCATTTCCCGGTTGAGACGGCTGCCCCGGAAAACCAGGGACAATCGAGCGGTTCGAAACTGTACGGGGCGTTCGTTTCGTGCAAAAAGAGCCGCGACGAAAAGGGAAGGATTCACGAAAATGAGCACCGGCGACAAAGCCAAGACCCCAACGGTTCCAGCAAGCGGCGATCTCGACGAACAGGCGCTGTTCTTCCATCGCTATCCGCGTCCCGGCAAGCTCGAAATCCAGCCGACCAAGCCGCTTGGCAACCAGCGCGATCTGGCGCTCGCTTATTCACCGGGCGTCGCCGCCCCTTGCCTCGCCATCCGAGACGATCCGTCGACTGCCGCCGATTATACGGCCCGCGCCAATCTGGTCGCTGTCGTTTCCAACGGCACGGCAGTGCTCGGGCTCGGCAATATCGGACCGCTTGCCTCCAAGCCGGTGATGGAAGGCAAGGCCGTCCTCTTCAAGAAATTCGCAGGTATCGACGTATTCGACATCGAGATCGACGCGCCCGAGATCGACCAGATGGTCAATGTCATCGCAGCACTTGAGCCGACCTTCGGCGGCATCAACCTGGAAGATATCAAGGCCCCGGAATGTTTCGAAGTGGAGCGCCGGCTGCGCGAGAAGATGGATATTCCGGTTTTCCATGATGATCAGCATGGAACCGCGATCATCGTGGCAGCTGCCATCCTCAACGGCCTCGAACTCGCCGGCAAGGACATTGCCAAGGCAAAGATCGTCACGTCGGGCGCGGGCGCGGCAGCGCTCGCCTGCCTCAATCTCCTGGTGACGCTTGGCGCCCGGCGCGAAAACATCTGGGTGCACGATCTCGAAGGCCTCGTCTATCTCGGCCGCGAAGTGCTGATGGACGAGTGGAAGTCGATCTACGCCCAGGACAGCGCCAACCGGGTGCTCGCCGACAGCATTGCCGGTGCCGATGTCTTCCTCGGCCTTTCGGCCGCCGGCGTCCTGAAGCCTGAGCTACTGGTGCAGATGGCGGAAAAGCCGCTGATCATGGCGCTCGCCAACCCCAATCCCGAAATCATGCCGGAAGTCGCGCGCGCGGCGCGCCCGGACGCGATGATCTGCACCGGCCGCTCGGATTTCCCCAACCAGGTCAACAACGTCCTGTGTTTCCCCTACATCTTCCGCGGTGCGCTCGATTGCAGCGCCCGGACGATCAACGAGGAAATGAAGATGGCGGCCGTGCGCGCCATTGCAGCCCTTGCCCGCGAGGAGCCGTCGGATGTCGCCGCCCGCGCCTATTCCGGTGAGACGCCGGTGTTCGGCCCGGACTACCTGATCCCCTCGCCGTTCGACCAGCGGCTGATCCTGCG
This genomic window contains:
- a CDS encoding NADP-dependent malic enzyme → MSTGDKAKTPTVPASGDLDEQALFFHRYPRPGKLEIQPTKPLGNQRDLALAYSPGVAAPCLAIRDDPSTAADYTARANLVAVVSNGTAVLGLGNIGPLASKPVMEGKAVLFKKFAGIDVFDIEIDAPEIDQMVNVIAALEPTFGGINLEDIKAPECFEVERRLREKMDIPVFHDDQHGTAIIVAAAILNGLELAGKDIAKAKIVTSGAGAAALACLNLLVTLGARRENIWVHDLEGLVYLGREVLMDEWKSIYAQDSANRVLADSIAGADVFLGLSAAGVLKPELLVQMAEKPLIMALANPNPEIMPEVARAARPDAMICTGRSDFPNQVNNVLCFPYIFRGALDCSARTINEEMKMAAVRAIAALAREEPSDVAARAYSGETPVFGPDYLIPSPFDQRLILRIAPAVAKAAAESGVANRPITDFDAYLDQLNRFVFRSGFIMKPIFAAAKNAQKNRVIFSEGEDERVLRAAQVLLEDGTARPILIGRPHIIETRLKRYGLRIRPDTDFEVVNPEGDPRFRDYVDEYFSLVGRLGVIPEAARTIVRTNQTVIGALAVRRGEADALICGVEGRYSAHLRAVSQIIGKREGVLDFSALSLLISQRGTTFLTDTYVTFDPTAEEIAQKTIMAAQEIRRFGITPRAALVSHSNFGSRDSDSASKMRKAMQIVRDLAPDLEADGEMHGDSAISEILRKRVMPNSTLTGEANLLVFPNLDAANITLGVVKTMTDSLHVGPILLGTALPAHILSPSVTSRGVVNMAALAVVEASHPA